The Solibacillus sp. FSL R7-0668 genome includes the window CACGTAATTGCGAGCGTATGTATGATAAGACTAATACATTAAAGGACGTGTTCAAAATGAGTAAAAGACCCACACCAGAGTACAAAGAGTATGTCATAAAGCTTGTAGTGGAAGAAGGGAAAAAAGCCACTCAACTAGCCTATGAGTTAGGAATTGGAGAATCTTCTATTCGACGCTGGGTAAAAGAATATCGCGATCAAAAGGCAGCCGAAACAGAGGGTATTCAGTATGTCACACCGACAGAGTTAAAACGAATGCAAAATGATTATGAAAAGAAATTGTGTGCACTCGAGGAGGAAAATGCCATCTTAAAAAAGGCGATGCACATCTTTGCGAAAAACCAGCCGTAATTTATACCTTTATTCAAGCACATGTAGGTGAATTTACGATTGTAAAGATGTGTGACGTACTTGGTGTCTCCAAAAGTGGCTACTATAATTGGCTTCAGAAAC containing:
- a CDS encoding transposase, which codes for MSKRPTPEYKEYVIKLVVEEGKKATQLAYELGIGESSIRRWVKEYRDQKAAETEGIQYVTPTELKRMQNDYEKKLCALEEENAILKKAMHIFAKNQP